The Vannielia litorea genomic interval GGAAGCGGTGGCGATGCGGGTGCCGGGCAAGAAGCAGGCCGGAGTCAGCGCGTTGTAGGCGTCCTCGAACTCCAGCTTGCCATTGTCGTTGCCCTGCGCCGGGTCGCCATTCTGTCCGCTTCCGGGATAGACGAGCGTGGTGGGCGTGGTGGGCAGGCCGCCGTTGATGTCGAACAGCACCTTTTTGCTGCCGCCGGTGAGGATGATGTACTCATCGCCATCGGCGAGACCCTGATACATGTCGCCCTGAGCGTTCAGGTTGTTCATCCCCGGAACCACCTGCCAGCCGCCATTGCCGGTTGCCGCGTCGCCGTCATTGTCCTTGCTGGGGTCGTAGGCCTCGATCCGCCAGCCCTGACCGTTGGAGAAGCTGGTGGCGCTCCCGTTGACGTTTTGCACCCAGACAAGGCGATAGAGATCGGAGGAGGTGCCGAGGGCAGCGGTGCCGGGGAGCGACAGGGCGAAGTTTGCATCGCCCTGATTCCCAGTCAACACAGGGTTGCCGGAGATCGCGGCGAGCATGTCGCCGGTGACGATGATCGGGTCGATATACCCGGTGGGCATGGCTTTGCGCCTTCGCTGCTCGCACGGACGCAACAAGGGGGAGGGCGCCGGTGTGTGCGGAGGGTTAACGCGGCATTAAGGAAAATTTGTGGCGCGTTTTAAGGGCTCGCGCTTGTGTGATAGAGTGACTGATAAGTGTCAGCCGCAAGCGGACAGCCTCCGGACGCTGCCCGCGCGACGGACCACGAAGCTCCGCCCCGCACAGAAAATCGCGGCGTCGTGAGGCTCAGGCCCTTGCCCTCGCGGCGCGCGCCGACTAAACCGCCCCCTGCAAGCCAGCGTGCGATTCGTCGTGCGCTGTTTTGCGTTTCGTCCAAGACGGTGGGTGGCGCTCATCCGAACGCCTTAATTTCCTGCCTGAGACGGGTCAGAACATGTTTTCCCGCGAGGCTTCTCTCGGGCGAACTTGGCTTCAGCCCCGTAATACGGACCTGAGTGTTGGCCTCGGCCAGCAAAAATGAGCCGGGCGGGGAATGAACCTGCCCAAATTGGAGTGAAACTGTGGATAGAGCCCAGAAAGAGAAAGTGGTCGAGGAACTCGGCCAGATTTTCGAAAGCTCTGGCGTCGTTGTGGTCTCCCACTACGAGGGTCTCACGGTTGCCGAGATGCAGGACCTGCGCGCGCAAATGCGTGAAGCTGGCGGGTCGGTCCGCGTCGCCAAGAACAGGCTCGCCAAGATCGCCCTGGAAGGGAAGCCTTGCGCCAGCATCGCCGATCTTCTGACGGGTATGACCGTTCTCACCTATTCCGAAGACCCCGTGGCTGCGGCCAAGGTCGTGGATAAGTTCGCCAAGGATAACTCGAAGCTCGAGATCCTCGGCGGTGCGATGGGTGAGACCGCTCTGGACGTCGCTGGTGTGAAAGCCGTCGCCGCCATGCCGTCCCGCGAGGAGCTCATTGCTTCCATCGTGGGCTGCATCGGTGCGCCTGCTTCCAACATCGCCGGCGCCATTGGCGCACCTGCTTCGAATATCGCGTCCATCCTTTCGACCATCGAAGAGAAGGCCGCGTAAGGCAACGAATGAGAGCCGCGCAGGGGTTGATTACCTCGCGTTGGAACACATCTAGACAGACGGAAAGCGAAAAATGGCTGATCTGAAAAAACTTGCTGAAGAGATCGTGGGTCTGACCCTTCTCGAAGCCCAAGAACTGAAAACCATCCTCAAGGACGAGTACGGCATCGAGCCCGCCGCC includes:
- a CDS encoding Hint domain-containing protein; translation: MPTGYIDPIIVTGDMLAAISGNPVLTGNQGDANFALSLPGTAALGTSSDLYRLVWVQNVNGSATSFSNGQGWRIEAYDPSKDNDGDAATGNGGWQVVPGMNNLNAQGDMYQGLADGDEYIILTGGSKKVLFDINGGLPTTPTTLVYPGSGQNGDPAQGNDNGKLEFEDAYNALTPACFLPGTRIATASGPRAIESLRPGELILTLDHGPRPLRMLLSRSISLEEAGPSAAPVLIPAGSLAPGLPECRLACSPQHRLLETSAGQSLVAAKALLGSSGVHSAPASGRVTYLNVVMDRHEIVFAEGVAVESFYPGAVALEGLSPFQKLRLSAILPAQPAPARPFGKTGQWARRLAESPGQFQPLGIATTA
- the rplJ gene encoding 50S ribosomal protein L10 codes for the protein MDRAQKEKVVEELGQIFESSGVVVVSHYEGLTVAEMQDLRAQMREAGGSVRVAKNRLAKIALEGKPCASIADLLTGMTVLTYSEDPVAAAKVVDKFAKDNSKLEILGGAMGETALDVAGVKAVAAMPSREELIASIVGCIGAPASNIAGAIGAPASNIASILSTIEEKAA